The genomic window ATGGAGGGATTTGGACTGTGCCGATCAGTAGTTTGACGTGGTTGTCGAATGTCATCTACTTCCAATTTTGCACATTATTCGATTCGCTAACATACTTGTGCCGCTGGTTGCCTGTCCGTCATCCGAACGATTGCCCAACTTTGACCCGCACGGTACATTACGCGTCGGAAAGTTCCATGCAAGAGAGGCTTCACGTGAGCGATAGTAGCCCGCCGACCGATTCTCCGCGTCATCTCGGCCAGGCGAGAAGGCCGGTCTGGCACAAGAAACGTTCCGTTCAGGTAATTGGCGGCATCGCGGTGGTCAGCCTGGTCGGAGTTAGCCTTCTAACATATCAAGTAGTCAGCTATTACGGTGACGTCCGCGATGCGATAGATTTCGAAAGCGATGAAGCGCGACTTACCTCCGTTCCAGTAGTGGGTAGAGACTTCTTCGAAACGGATGCCGTTGAAACGCCAGCAGCAGCCGATGGAGAGGACTACTACAACCCAGACCTAGTGCCAGAATCCGACCGCTATTCGTACGACGGAGGCGCAACGCCAGAATTAAGCGGAATGGATCCGGATACTTACTTCATCTCAGCGTCAAAGCGAGACCAAATTGAGTACAGCGCCGACTTTATCAATGAGGACGTTCAAGCAAAGTATGATGAATTGAACCGAGCACTCGCGTCGACGGGAGCCGGTCAGTTGGGTCCGCTCGTAGCGCCTAGTGTCGATAATACCGCTCAGCAGATAATCGACAGGCACTCGCTACTCGAATACATAACGACAACATCGCCCAACAAGTCTGACGCCAAGAAAGCAGTAGCGTCGTTTAATCACGAGTCCTCGAACGGGTTCGAGAGTTCCATGAGTAAGATTGACAACGGTACCGTTGTAGTCACTAAGAGCGAAGTGCGAAGTTCGTCCGACTTATTCTACGAAACTATCTTTAAAGGTACGGATCCCAATGGCCTACCTTCGATGGTAATAGAATTTAAAACAACCACACTGAACAACGCGGGTGTGCAGGGCATGTACACATTTAACGCAGACCGGCACGGCGGCGGAGAGTGGGTACGCATGATGTCACGTGGGCAATCCGATCGTGAGTGGGTACCAGATCTCCGAAGTATGTATGTGAACTGAGGGCATTCGCCTTATTGAGACACACAGAATAGGAGGCCGCTTCCGGCTTCCTACAATTTGCTCGTTATCTTTGTCTATTTCGCTGAAATGGACAGTTTGGTTTGTGCGCCGTTCACCGCAGTGTCCTGTGGAGCTTTGATTGCTGCCTGGCCCTCCGCCTTGATTTTGTCGGCTTCGGTCTTCGCGTCGTCGAGGATCTTTGCTGCTTCCGCCTTGGCGTCATAGCTCTTTCTCCGCACCACCACGTAGTTCCTGGGCCTGGGCTTCCGCTTCGTTTAGATCGCTGGTCTCCTGAATCGTTTTTCGCGTTCGGATCTTTCAGCGCACCAGCGGCGATCAGGTCAGCGACAACTTTGTCGGGGCCCTCGAACTCGTCGCCAGTTTTGTATTCAGTCTGATCGTGAACGATTGCGCTTAGTACGGTTAGTTCCCCATGGTCGCCTACTAACACTACTGCATTCTTGATTAAGTAGAACGCTTCAGGCATTAAGATTTGGTAGTTGTAGTAGTCGTGCGCAACGATCTCAGTAAGAAGTGGGTTTTTCTTCTCCTCAGTTGTTACGAAGCGGCCACCGTCTAGTCGGAACTTATAACCACCGTTGATCTCTTTCAGGCCTGGTCGTGGAGTTTCTTAAGCTAGGAAAACATCTTTGCCCATACTGGTGCGAATGCCTGCGCTAGACCTTCTACTGATGTGTCATAGCGAGCGTCACCGACGAACAAGTTCTCGATGCCGTAAGGACGGAACAGGTTCAGCAGTTGGTCTTTCGTGACTGTGCCACCGACTGCGTACTTGTAGATCTCAATCGGTCAAAGCGCGACCTGCCGATCCCCGATCCTGTCTACTCGTCTTCGCTTCATGCCCGAGCGGTACAACGCCAGGAGAAGTCACAGGCTCGTGACAGATACCGTGACAGATACCGTGACAGCGGCCATGTGTCTGTGAATGAGCTGGGCGATCTGGTGTACCCCGACTACCTGACCGATCGCTGGAAAGCCGCGTGCGCCCGTGCTGGCGTTCCCGTCATCAACCTTCACGACGAACGACATACATGCGCCACGCTGATGATCCTCAACGGTGTGCCGATCCCAACGGTTTCTGCCTGGTTGGGCCACGCGACTGCTGCGTTCACGATGGCGCGATATGTCCACAACCAGCCCTATGCGCTGATCGCCGCTGCAACGAGTTACGGATCACTTGTGACAAAACGTGATAAAACTTCGTTGCCGATTGGGCCAAATCAGGGTCAACAACCCCTGTGACCAGGGTGGGCGCAGAGGGGTTCGAACCCCCGACCGCTGGTGTGTAAAACCAGAGCTCTACCGCTGAGCTATACGCCCGAGAACCGGTGGCTTTCACCACCGGATCGCTTGGAGAAATTTATCGTGTCGGCGCCGGATCTCCAATTCCGCAGGTCAAACGCTTACACGCTTGCCAATGCTGTTTCCCATGCCGACTGGTCCCGCGCCTCGCCCGGCTGATTCATCTCGGCGAACCGGATGACTCCGGCTTTGTCGATGACGAATGTTCCGCGGTTGGCGAAGCCTGCGCCTTCGTTGAAAACCCCGTAGGCCTGCGCGACCGAACCGTGCGGCCAGAAGTCCGACAGGAGCGGAAAGGTGTACCCCTGCTCGGCCGCCCAGATTTTGTGTGTGGGCGGTGGTCCGACCGAGATGGCCAAGATGGCTGTGTCGTCGTTCTCGAACTTGGGTAGCTCGTCGCGAACCTTGCACAGCTCACCCTGGCACGTGCCGGTGAAGGCAAGTGGATAGAAGACCAGCAGGACATTTTTCTCGCCGCGATAGGACGAGAGTGTCACTTCCTGGTTGTTCTGATCCTTGAGGGTGAAGTCGGGTGCCTGTGCACCCACCTCGAGTGGCATCGAATCCGTCTTTCTGTTCGAGGTGTCCCTACCGTTTGGTGGCCCGAGTCTTCGGCTGAACCAGTCGGCTGCCGATCCACTCACCGAGATTCGCGGCCGATGTCTGCGTCAACCCTGCGGTCGGCGCCGATTCGGCAATCTCACTCGGCTCGACATGCCCTGGAAGGCCGGTCTTGGGACTGAGCACCCACACGAATCCATCGTCGGAGAGAGGACCGATGGCGTCCATCAGTGCGTCGACAAGATCACCGTCGCCATCGCGCCACCAGAGCAACACCACGTCGATGACTTCGTCGGAGTCTTCGTCGGCAGTTTCACCGCCGATGGTGTCCTCTACGTCCGCACGCAGATCGTCGTCTGTGTCCTCGTCCCAGCCCAGCTCCTGAACGACCAAGTCGCGGGTGATTCCAAGTTTCTGAGCGTAGTTCTGAGCGTCCGCCGCGGCGACCACGGTGGTGACCTCCTTGCATAGTGGGTGAAGTAGTGCAAGCGAACAGTGTTTTCGCCGCATCCGCAAGCTGACCGCGCCGAAATTGCGTACATAAATTTCTACTGGTGGGTATTGGGACTCTGTACTACCTCCAGGAAACATATGTAGGAGGATTGAGGAGAATCACCGAACCGAGGAACGTAGCTCGCCGTCACAGAGTGCGAGATACATGGAACGGCCGCCGCACCGAGCGACCGCCACTTTGAGGAGTACACACGTTGTCCGAGTTGAACCAGGACGGTCGGCAGAACACACAGACTGCCGGCAAATCGAGCGGGCCTACCAGCTCCGATGGTCGGGTACGCGTCATCCGTGAGGGTGTCGCGTCGTACCTTCCCGACATCGACAATGACGAGACCAACGAATGGATCGAATCCTTCGACGGTCTCCTCGAGCGGTCGGGCCCAGCGCGCGCTCGCTATCTGATGTTGAGGTTGCTCGAGCGCGCCGGCGAACGCCGCGTCGCATTGCCGTCCCTGACCTCGACGGATTACGTCAACACCATCCCCACCGAGAACGAGCCGTGGTTCCCCGGCGACGAAGCCATGGAGCGCCGCTACCGCGCGTGGATTCGCTGGAATGCCGCGATCATGGTCCACCGCGCGCAGCGCCCGGGCGTCGGCGTCGGCGGCCACATCTCGACATACGCATCCTCTGCGGCCCTCTACGAGGTCGGCTTCAACCACTTCTTCCGCGGCAAGGATCACCCGGGCGGCGGCGACCACATCTTCATCCAGGGCCACGCCTCCCCCGGCATCTACGCACGCGCGTTCCTCGAAGGCCGCATCCCAGCCGAGCGCATGGACGGCTTCCGTCAGGAGTACAGCCACGCCGACGACGGCGGCGCACTGCCGTCGTACCCGCACCCTCGCCTGATGCAGGACTTCTGGGAGTTCCCGACGGTGTCCATGGGCCTCGGTCCGATGAACGCCATCTACCAGGCGCGCTTCAACCATTACCTCAGCGACCGCAACATCAAGGACACCACCGACCAGCACGTGTGGGCGTTCCTCGGCGACGGTGAGATGGACGAGCCGGAATCGCGCGGCCTCGCACACGTCGCCGCCACCGAAGGCCTCGACAACCTGACCTTCGTCGTCAACTGCAACCTCCAGCGCCTCGACGGTCCGGTTCGCGGCAACGGCAAGATCATTCAGGAACTCGAGTCGTTCTTCCGCGGCGCCGGGTGGAACGTCATCAAGGTCGTATGGGGTCGCGAGTGGGACGCACTGCTGCACGCAGACCGCGACGGCGCACTGGTCAACCTCATGAACACCACGCCCGACGGCGACTTCCAGACGTACAAGGCCAACGACGGCGGCTACGTCCGCGATCACTTCTTCGGGCGCGACCCACGCACCAAGGAGCTCGTCAAGGATTTGTCCGACGGGGATATCTGGAACCTCAAGCGCGGTGGCCACGACTACCGCAAGGTGCACGCCGCGTACGCGGCCGCGATGGCGCACAAGGGCCAGCCGACGGTCATCCTGGCGCACACCATCAAGGGCTACACGCTCGGTAAGCACTTCGAGGGTCGTAACGCCACGCACCAGATGAAGAAGCTGACGCTGGACGATCTCAAGACCTTCCGCGATCTGCAGCACATCCCGATCTCCGACGAGGAGCTCGAGAAGGATCCGTACCTGCCCCCGTACTACCACCCCGGTGCGGACGCTCCCGAGATTCAGTACATGCTCGATCGTCGCAACAAGCTCGGTGGATTCGTCCCCGAGCGCCGCGTCGACGTCAAGCCGCTCCCGCAGCCGGGCGACGACACTTACAAGACCCTCCGTAAGGGATCGGGCAAGCAGGAAGTCGCCACCACGATGGCGCTCGTGCGCGTGATGAAGGAACTGCTTCGCGACAAGGAGATCGGCCACCGAATCGTGCCGATCATCCCCGACGAGGCCCGCACGTTCGGTATGGACTCGTGGTTCCCGTCGCTGAAGATCTACAACCGCAACGGTCAGCTCTACACCTCGGTGGACTCCGAACTCATGCTCGCCTACAAGGAGAGCTCGGTCGGGCAGATCCTGCACGAAGGCATCAACGAGGCAGGGTCGACATCGTCGTTCACTGCTGTCGGCACGTCCTACGCCACCCATGGCGAGGTCATGATCCCGCTGTACATCTTCTACTCGATGTTCGGCTTCCAGCGCACCGGTGACGGCCTGTGGGCGGCGGCAGACCAGATGGCACGCGGATTCGTCCTCGGCGCCACGGCAGGGCGTACGACGCTCACCGGTGAGGGTCTCCAGCACGCCGACGGTCACTCGCTCTTGTTGGCCTCGACCAACCCTGCTGCCGTTGCCTACGATCCCGCGTTCTCCTATGAGATCGCCCACATCGTCAAGGACGGCCTACGTCGTATGTACGGCGGTACCGAAGGCGTAGAAGGCTTCGGCGGAGAGAACATTTTCTACTACATCACCCTCTACAACGAGCCGTACGTACAGCCGGCGGAGCCGGAGAACCTCGATGTCGAGGGGCTCCTCAAGGGCATCTACCGGTTCGAGGCACCGCAGGACGGCGACGGGCCCGAGGCTCAGCTTCTGGCATCCGGCGTGGGACTCGTGTCGGCCCGCAAGGCTCGCGAGTTGCTGCTCGACGAGTGGGGCGTCCGGTCCGCGGTCTGGTCGGTCACCTCATGGGGTGAACTGCGCCGCGACGGTGTCGAGGCGGAGAAGGAAGCACTGCGCAACCCAGGTTCCGAGAAGCGCGTTCCATTCGTGACGACCGCGCTGGCGAACGCGGCAGGGCCGGTCGTGGCCGCATCCGACTGGATGCGTGCCGTTCCCGATCAGATCCGGCAGTGGGTTCCCGGTGACTACGTCACGCTCGGCACCGACGGCTTCGGGTTCTCCGACACCCGTCCCGCGGCTCGCCGCGTGTTCAACGTCGATGCCGAATCGATCGTCGTCGCAGTACTCGCTGCGCTGGCCGAGTCCGGTGAGATCGACAAGTCCAAGGCCGTCGAGGCCGCGGACAAGTACAAGATCGACGACGTCCGCGCAGCTCCGACATCGTTCGCCGATACCGGTTCCGCGTAACCTTTTCGATGACGATCGACGCCCGTCCATTCGTGTCCACATCCCCGGACCCGAGTGGGCGGGCGTAGGTTTTTCACCATGGTCGACAATCCGGTGGACGGTGCGCACCCCAGCGCCGACCGCGAGAACTACATCACCGACAACGAAGTCCACCTCCCCGGGAAAGCACTGACACCACCACGGCAGAAGCGCGACCCACTTCCCGACGCCTTGCTTCGGCGTGTCAAGCAGTTCTCCGGCAGGCTCTCCACCGAAGCCGTCACGGCAATGCAGGACCAGCTGCCGTTTTTCGGCGGACTCGATGCCGCGCAGCGCGCGAGTGTTCAATTGCTCATCCAGACGGCCGTCGACAACTTCCTGGAGTGGCTCAAGAATCCCCAGAGCGACATCCGTTTCAGCTTGGACGCCTTTCAGGTGATCCCGCAGGACCTCGCGCGGCGACTGACGCTTCGTCAGACGGTGGATATGGTTCGTGTCGCGATGGAGTTCTTCGAGCAGTGGCTCCCGGCGTTGGCTCGCAACGACCAGCAGCTCGTCGCACTGACCGAGGCTGTACTTCGCTACGGGCGCGAGCTGGGGTTCGCAGCGGCATCGGTGTACGCCAGCGCTGCGGAATCGCGAGGCGCGTGGGACACGCGCCTCGAAGCACTGGTCGTCGACGCCGTCGTTCGAGGCGACACCGGGTCCGACATGCTGTCGCGGGCGGCAACCCTCAACTGGGACGCAACCGCACCCGCCACCGTGCTCGTGGGCACACCACCGGACGACCAAGGGGTCTCCGTGGTCGGAACAGTGCACGCGGTTGCGCAGAAGCACGGACGGGCCGCTCTCGCCGTCGTGCAGGGGACCCGATTGGTGATGGTCGTCAGCGGCCAACTATCCGACGACGCCGCGAGCAACTCCTTTCTCGACGACATGCTGCGCAACTTCTCCGACGGCCCTGTGGTGATCGGACCGACCACACGAACACTGGGCGCTGCCCATTCGAGTGCGGTCGAGGCATTCGCCGGGATGCAGGCGGTGGCGGGGTGGAGAGG from Rhodococcus sp. P1Y includes these protein-coding regions:
- a CDS encoding tyrosine-type recombinase/integrase encodes the protein MNELGDLVYPDYLTDRWKAACARAGVPVINLHDERHTCATLMILNGVPIPTVSAWLGHATAAFTMARYVHNQPYALIAAATSYGSLVTKRDKTSLPIGPNQGQQPL
- a CDS encoding DUF3052 domain-containing protein, encoding MVAAADAQNYAQKLGITRDLVVQELGWDEDTDDDLRADVEDTIGGETADEDSDEVIDVVLLWWRDGDGDLVDALMDAIGPLSDDGFVWVLSPKTGLPGHVEPSEIAESAPTAGLTQTSAANLGEWIGSRLVQPKTRATKR
- the aceE gene encoding pyruvate dehydrogenase (acetyl-transferring), homodimeric type encodes the protein MNQDGRQNTQTAGKSSGPTSSDGRVRVIREGVASYLPDIDNDETNEWIESFDGLLERSGPARARYLMLRLLERAGERRVALPSLTSTDYVNTIPTENEPWFPGDEAMERRYRAWIRWNAAIMVHRAQRPGVGVGGHISTYASSAALYEVGFNHFFRGKDHPGGGDHIFIQGHASPGIYARAFLEGRIPAERMDGFRQEYSHADDGGALPSYPHPRLMQDFWEFPTVSMGLGPMNAIYQARFNHYLSDRNIKDTTDQHVWAFLGDGEMDEPESRGLAHVAATEGLDNLTFVVNCNLQRLDGPVRGNGKIIQELESFFRGAGWNVIKVVWGREWDALLHADRDGALVNLMNTTPDGDFQTYKANDGGYVRDHFFGRDPRTKELVKDLSDGDIWNLKRGGHDYRKVHAAYAAAMAHKGQPTVILAHTIKGYTLGKHFEGRNATHQMKKLTLDDLKTFRDLQHIPISDEELEKDPYLPPYYHPGADAPEIQYMLDRRNKLGGFVPERRVDVKPLPQPGDDTYKTLRKGSGKQEVATTMALVRVMKELLRDKEIGHRIVPIIPDEARTFGMDSWFPSLKIYNRNGQLYTSVDSELMLAYKESSVGQILHEGINEAGSTSSFTAVGTSYATHGEVMIPLYIFYSMFGFQRTGDGLWAAADQMARGFVLGATAGRTTLTGEGLQHADGHSLLLASTNPAAVAYDPAFSYEIAHIVKDGLRRMYGGTEGVEGFGGENIFYYITLYNEPYVQPAEPENLDVEGLLKGIYRFEAPQDGDGPEAQLLASGVGLVSARKARELLLDEWGVRSAVWSVTSWGELRRDGVEAEKEALRNPGSEKRVPFVTTALANAAGPVVAASDWMRAVPDQIRQWVPGDYVTLGTDGFGFSDTRPAARRVFNVDAESIVVAVLAALAESGEIDKSKAVEAADKYKIDDVRAAPTSFADTGSA
- a CDS encoding PucR family transcriptional regulator, giving the protein MVDNPVDGAHPSADRENYITDNEVHLPGKALTPPRQKRDPLPDALLRRVKQFSGRLSTEAVTAMQDQLPFFGGLDAAQRASVQLLIQTAVDNFLEWLKNPQSDIRFSLDAFQVIPQDLARRLTLRQTVDMVRVAMEFFEQWLPALARNDQQLVALTEAVLRYGRELGFAAASVYASAAESRGAWDTRLEALVVDAVVRGDTGSDMLSRAATLNWDATAPATVLVGTPPDDQGVSVVGTVHAVAQKHGRAALAVVQGTRLVMVVSGQLSDDAASNSFLDDMLRNFSDGPVVIGPTTRTLGAAHSSAVEAFAGMQAVAGWRGAPRPVHAGELLPERALLGDSAAIAALNDILVVPLSAAGSGLADTLDAYLDCGGAVETCARQLFVHPNTVRYRLKRIAEVTGRDPTSSRDAYVLRVAATVGRLTRTHHEPHYPAPQITHVTFGEVVT
- a CDS encoding peroxiredoxin, giving the protein MPLEVGAQAPDFTLKDQNNQEVTLSSYRGEKNVLLVFYPLAFTGTCQGELCKVRDELPKFENDDTAILAISVGPPPTHKIWAAEQGYTFPLLSDFWPHGSVAQAYGVFNEGAGFANRGTFVIDKAGVIRFAEMNQPGEARDQSAWETALASV